The Raphanus sativus cultivar WK10039 chromosome 6, ASM80110v3, whole genome shotgun sequence sequence CGTTCGAACACGTGGATTCATTTGGGCTAAACAGCAGTGGGCTCATAAAACTATGGCCCAATAAGGATATTCCTTCCCTgagtttttcaaattttgttttttttttttttttttctgttaaactGCTGCTGCATAGGTGTGCTGatcttgattttttgttttacgTAAGTTAAATGTAACTAAAACAAGATTATGTATCTCATCTTATATAAACTTCACAAAAAGGCCATTTTGGCAAAATAGCTTACAACATACAGATTGTGGTCTCTCTCAACTCTTGTGTCTCAAGGCTCTGCTTCAGTAAAGATTTTTCATTCTGTCCTTGAGTTTTGTTCTGCAGGAGAACAAGCTATACGAGCCTATAAAGCTAATTCTCACTCCCAGAAGATGATCTCTCCTTGCTCGCCAACCAAACCAAGATCTTTGAGCCGTCTCTCTTGGTAATACTCTAGCACATCAAGCTCAAGCTCCCTATCCTTGAAGATATTGTCGATTTGCTGAAGCACTTTCTTCTCACCAATCCTTGCCTTGAGAGCCAATTCCATCCTCGGATCAAGCTCTCCTTCCAGAAACTTCTCATCCTGCAGAAACATAGACAGAGCAAGAAATGAGTTCTAAGTAGCTTATAAAGACAAGAGAAGTAAGAGCTACCTCTTCAATGGTGGTAGCGAAACCAGACAAAGCAGATTTGCAGGCATCTCTGACAACACGGCATATAAGTTCCTCGTTTGGACGACTCACAGGCAACTCAAGATGGCCCCATATGGTGTTACTGAAGATGGATTCTAACAAGAAAGCATCTGAACCACCAAGAGCCACAAGCCGAATGTACTGAAGCATGCCAGCGGGAAGAGACTGGCCCTCTACTATGTCAAAGTATCCGGTCTCAGCCATCCCGTTAGTCTCAGCGATGTCCAACTTATCCCCATAAAACGGGTCTGATTCTGGTATCTCGATTGTTAAAGTATATGAGTTCCGGTTAGGGTTTGACTCCACAAAACCATAGTCCAAGGCAAGTTCTGCATTGCTTTTGTTCACATCATACTGAATGTACACCTGGTGGAAAGAGGTAGTCCAAAAAAAGCGTTAAAAGGTACACTCTTTGAGAGGGTAATGATAAGTGACAGTGTTTGAAGCTTACCTGCCCACCTGCTTTAACATAAACAGGAGATTTCAAGGAAAACAAGAGATCCCTAGAGAACAAGCCAGCTCCTTTTATCTCATATGCATAGTCTTCTGTCGTTATCGCAGGGTTATGGTTTATCTGTTCAAAACCAAACGTTATAGTAAATAAGATGAAGTATCCTTTTGTATACAAGGGAGGGGGGTTTACCAAATCTGCTAGAGGGACCAAGACAAGTTCTTGACCACGGAGGCGAGAAAAAGCTCTCGACCTGAGAATCCCAAATGCCCAGATGAAGTCATCAAGTGTTATGCCGGATGGGAACATATCCTTGTTGGGCTGTAATATCTCTTGTTCCAGTTTCGAGAACTCATTCTCCAGATACTCTTTCACACCCAATGTGGTGCTCAACAGTTGAGTCCCTAAAGCCAAACAAACAGAAACCACTCCTACGTTAACAATGTTTAACTTATCAGACACTAACTAGTGATACACTAGTATTTGGTCTCAAACCAACAAGTATGAatctaatcattttaaaatggtctaactattttaaaaaagattGAACCTTTGAGCTCAGCAAGCTCCTCTTCTGACCTGTACTGGAGACACATTTCATGAAGAAGACATTTTCATCAGACAAGTTTTTTTAGATGATTGATAGTCAGAGAATGATGACAAAACCCACCAGAAGATGGTAGAGTCAGTAGATTCAGGAAGAACGTCAAGATAAACCCTCCAGGCAGAATCTTCATCATACTTCTCTCTGATCAAAAACAGAGCAACCGAAACCCACGGCTTCAACCCGCCGCATAAAGCTCCGACCTTTGAAGCCGCCGCCGTCTCCGGGCTTATCCACAACCGCTTGGGAACCTCCAAAACGACCTCGTTTCGTCCGATGTCGCGCCGAGCTACGAGCCCCAGACCTTCCGTCACCGCCGCGGGCTCCGCGGCGGATTTACCGGAGACGACTCCTTGGTCTCCGAGCCACTTCCAGAAACTCTGAACGTTCTCCGGCAGCTCTGAGGTCGAGGCGGAGATGGGTCTCACCGAAGATTTCTTGAGTGGGATTCTCTGACGAGCGAAGAGAAAGGAAGGGTTTTGAGACTTTAGGATCGACGGTGAACGGAGAAAACCCGTCGCGACGGTGACGGAGGAGGATGTCATGGCGGGTAGAGTATTGAGTGGATAGTAATTATTATTTCATAGATAAGGAAATTTAATATACATAGCCCATTAATGTATAAGGCCCAAGGCCTATATTTAGATTCTTTACAAATTACGAAGTCCACACTACTAA is a genomic window containing:
- the LOC108806159 gene encoding fructose-bisphosphate aldolase-lysine N-methyltransferase, chloroplastic; amino-acid sequence: MTSSSVTVATGFLRSPSILKSQNPSFLFARQRIPLKKSSVRPISASTSELPENVQSFWKWLGDQGVVSGKSAAEPAAVTEGLGLVARRDIGRNEVVLEVPKRLWISPETAAASKVGALCGGLKPWVSVALFLIREKYDEDSAWRVYLDVLPESTDSTIFWSEEELAELKGTQLLSTTLGVKEYLENEFSKLEQEILQPNKDMFPSGITLDDFIWAFGILRSRAFSRLRGQELVLVPLADLINHNPAITTEDYAYEIKGAGLFSRDLLFSLKSPVYVKAGGQVYIQYDVNKSNAELALDYGFVESNPNRNSYTLTIEIPESDPFYGDKLDIAETNGMAETGYFDIVEGQSLPAGMLQYIRLVALGGSDAFLLESIFSNTIWGHLELPVSRPNEELICRVVRDACKSALSGFATTIEEDEKFLEGELDPRMELALKARIGEKKVLQQIDNIFKDRELELDVLEYYQERRLKDLGLVGEQGEIIFWE